In Zingiber officinale cultivar Zhangliang chromosome 8B, Zo_v1.1, whole genome shotgun sequence, a single genomic region encodes these proteins:
- the LOC122015613 gene encoding calmodulin-binding transcription activator 4-like isoform X1 yields MQQDFDINKLSQEAQIRWLKPVEVLYILQKHEKLKITERPPQKPPSGSLFLFNRRVLRYFRNDGHLWRKKTNGKTVREGHEHLKVGNSTVLNCYYAHGEQNSSFQRRSYWMLHPAFEHIVLVHYREVVEGRCMPESILSCSNDSCPTLRYGDNICDSQENFSSHATGFNDTGQNSKSPGSAEEVSSQLARRHFKISHLNKMDRSESSNILSLSEFNQALRKLEQQLSLDSDDDGLAFTMETSLPLSQVEALKHPPKISNSYPEDGAQPNDISIGSVGLEWLHSPFLQSYISEADDDRDIYNLPTQGTANAISVGNGEFPSFFSDTWFDQGQFEAPVQTESSLGLAEGILFKIHEISPEWGLTTESTKVVIIGDFCCRPSEYTWNALFGDIEVPLEIVRDGVFRCLAPAHAAGKVKLCITTGNKQPCSEIHEFEFHDKLKNISSRNIAQKTAMRTSEELLLLFKFVQLLLSENFSTTILQESNVELEVSPLRKLKGSNDRLDPIIQKFVAGSVASKDIMDAILQELLKHNLYHWLSFRHETDKYQFSKREQCIIHMIAGLGFLWALHPILDSGIGINYRDSDGWTALHWAAYFGREQMVAALLAAGASARAITNPSEHDPEGKTPASLAAANGYKGLAGYLSEAALTTHLFSLTTEKNERSVESASKEIDRGVESISQRSAILDGGTEDQLSLKDSLAAARNAVQAAARIQAAFRSYSLRKKQQKAALCQDGDILFPPEMHKVSVVSRLHNTFQSFYGHKFDKAVLLIQKNFRRWKIRKKFLLLRKHVVKIQSHVRAHLARKMYKELLSSVNFLDKAIMRWHRRGVGLRGFHAKPESIDEKEEDDIIKVFRKQKVDLATDQALSSVLSVVQSPKAQLQYRRMLESYQQAKADLGKRRK; encoded by the exons GTTGGAAATTCTACAGTATTAAACTGTTATTATGCTCACGGAGAGCAAAATTCTAGTTTCCAAAGGAGGAGTTATTGGATGCTTCATCC GGCCTTTGAGCACATAGTTCTTGTACACTACAGAGAGGTTGTCGAG GGAAGATGCATGCCTGAATCAATCTTAAGTTGTTCAAATGATTCTTGTCCAACTCTCAGATACGGTGATAACATCTGTGATAGTCAAGAAAATTTCTCTTCTCATGCCACTGGATTCAATGATACTGGTCAAAATTCAAAGAGTCCTGGATCGGCAGAAGAAGTCAGTTCTCAATTAGCTAGAAGGCATTTCAAGATATCTCATTTAAACAaaatggaccgatcagaatcatccAACATATTATCACTATCAGAATTCAATCAAGCACTAAGGAAGCTTGAACAGCAGTTAAGTTTAGACAGTGACGATGATGGTTTAGCCTTTACCATGGAAACATCCCTCCCACTCAGTCAAGTGGAGGCACTTAAGCATCCTCCAAAAATTTCAAATAGCTATCCTGAAGATGGAGCACAACCCAATGATATATCGATTGGTTCAG TTGGTTTAGAGTGGCTTCATTCTCCTTTTCTGCAATCCTATATCTCTGAAGCAGATGACGACAGAGACATCTACAATCTGCCGACACAAGGAACAGCAAATGCTATTTCAGTTGGAAACGGTGAGTTTCCTTCTTTCTTTTCAGATACATGGTTTGACCAGGGCCAGTTTGAAGCTCCTGTTCAAacagaatcaagtttgggattagCAGAAGGAATTCTGTTTAAAATACATGAAATCTCTCCTGAATGGGGTTTGACCACAGAAAGTACAAAG GTTGTCATCATAGGGGACTTTTGTTGCAGGCCTTCAGAGTACACGTGGAATGCGCTATTTGGAGATATTGAAGTTCCTTTAGAAATTGTTCGGGATGGTGTTTTCCGTTGCTTAGCACCAGCGCATGCTGCTGGAAAAGTCAAACTATGCATTACAACTGGCAACAAACAACCCTGTAGTGAAATACATGAATTTGAATTTCATGATAAGCTAAAAAACATAAGTTCCAGAAACATTGCACAAAAAACTGCAATGCGCACCTCAGAGGAACTGTTGCTTCTTTTTAAATTTGTTCAGTTACTTCTATCTGAAAATTTTAGTACAACAATTCTTCAAGAGAGTAACGTTGAACTGGAAGTCAGTCCTTTGAGGAAGCTAAAGGGATCCAATGATAGGTTGGATCCAATCATTCAAAAATTTGTAGCTGGTTCTGTAGCTTCAAAAGATATAATGGATGCAATTCTTCAAGAACTATTAAAACATAATTTGTACCACTGGTTATCATTTAGGCATGAAACTGACAAATATCAGTTCTCCAAGAGAGAGCAATGCATCATCCACATGATCGCTGGATTGGGATTTCTGTGGGCCTTACATCCAATTCTTGACTCTGGTATAGGCATAAATTACCGTGATTCTGATGGATGGACTGCACTTCATTGGGCTGCATATTTTGGAAG GGAACAAATGGTTGCTGCACTTCTTGCTGCTGGTGCTTCAGCTCGAGCTATCACAAATCCTAGTGAACATGATCCAGAAGGTAAAACACCAGCTTCTTTGGCAGCTGCCAATGGCTACAAAGGTCTTGCCGGATATCTCTCCGAAGCTGCACTAACTACTCATCTCTTTTCACTGACAACTGAAAAAAATGAGAGGTCAGTCGAGTCTGCATCTAAAGAGATTGATCGTGGTGTTGAAAGCATATCTCAGAGAAGTGCCATTTTAGATGGTGGCACAGAAGATCAATTATCACTCAAAGATTCGTTGGCAGCTGCCAGAAATGCAGTTCAAGCTGCTGCTCGTATACAAGCTGCTTTCCGTTCCTATTCTTTGAGGAAGAAGCAACAAAAAGCTGCTTTATGTCAAGACGGGGACATTCTATTCCCTCCAGAGATGCATAAAGTTTCTGTTGTGTCTAGGTTGCATAACACATTCCAAAGTTTTTATGGTCATAAGTTTGATAAAGCAGTTTTATTGATCCAAAAGAATTTTCGACGTTGGAAAATCAGAAAAAAGTTTCTACTGCTACGAAAACATGTTGTGAAAATACAG TCTCATGTAAGAGCCCATTTAGCACGGAAAATGTACAAGGAGCTCCTTTCGAGTGTCAACTTTCTGGATAAGGCCATAATGCGATGGCATAGACGAGGTGTTGGTTTGAGAGGGTTTCATGCTAAGCCAGAATCAATtgatgagaaggaagaagatgacataATCAAGGTTTTCCGCAAACAAAAAGTGGATTTAGCAACAGATCAAGCTTTGTCAAGCGTCTTGTCGGTGGTGCAGAGTCCTAAAGCGCAGCTTCAGTATCGCCGGATGCTTGAAAGCTACCAACAAGCAAAG GCTGATCTGGGTAAGAGAAGGAAATAA
- the LOC122015613 gene encoding calmodulin-binding transcription activator 4-like isoform X2: MPESILSCSNDSCPTLRYGDNICDSQENFSSHATGFNDTGQNSKSPGSAEEVSSQLARRHFKISHLNKMDRSESSNILSLSEFNQALRKLEQQLSLDSDDDGLAFTMETSLPLSQVEALKHPPKISNSYPEDGAQPNDISIGSVGLEWLHSPFLQSYISEADDDRDIYNLPTQGTANAISVGNGEFPSFFSDTWFDQGQFEAPVQTESSLGLAEGILFKIHEISPEWGLTTESTKVVIIGDFCCRPSEYTWNALFGDIEVPLEIVRDGVFRCLAPAHAAGKVKLCITTGNKQPCSEIHEFEFHDKLKNISSRNIAQKTAMRTSEELLLLFKFVQLLLSENFSTTILQESNVELEVSPLRKLKGSNDRLDPIIQKFVAGSVASKDIMDAILQELLKHNLYHWLSFRHETDKYQFSKREQCIIHMIAGLGFLWALHPILDSGIGINYRDSDGWTALHWAAYFGREQMVAALLAAGASARAITNPSEHDPEGKTPASLAAANGYKGLAGYLSEAALTTHLFSLTTEKNERSVESASKEIDRGVESISQRSAILDGGTEDQLSLKDSLAAARNAVQAAARIQAAFRSYSLRKKQQKAALCQDGDILFPPEMHKVSVVSRLHNTFQSFYGHKFDKAVLLIQKNFRRWKIRKKFLLLRKHVVKIQSHVRAHLARKMYKELLSSVNFLDKAIMRWHRRGVGLRGFHAKPESIDEKEEDDIIKVFRKQKVDLATDQALSSVLSVVQSPKAQLQYRRMLESYQQAKADLGKRRK; the protein is encoded by the exons ATGCCTGAATCAATCTTAAGTTGTTCAAATGATTCTTGTCCAACTCTCAGATACGGTGATAACATCTGTGATAGTCAAGAAAATTTCTCTTCTCATGCCACTGGATTCAATGATACTGGTCAAAATTCAAAGAGTCCTGGATCGGCAGAAGAAGTCAGTTCTCAATTAGCTAGAAGGCATTTCAAGATATCTCATTTAAACAaaatggaccgatcagaatcatccAACATATTATCACTATCAGAATTCAATCAAGCACTAAGGAAGCTTGAACAGCAGTTAAGTTTAGACAGTGACGATGATGGTTTAGCCTTTACCATGGAAACATCCCTCCCACTCAGTCAAGTGGAGGCACTTAAGCATCCTCCAAAAATTTCAAATAGCTATCCTGAAGATGGAGCACAACCCAATGATATATCGATTGGTTCAG TTGGTTTAGAGTGGCTTCATTCTCCTTTTCTGCAATCCTATATCTCTGAAGCAGATGACGACAGAGACATCTACAATCTGCCGACACAAGGAACAGCAAATGCTATTTCAGTTGGAAACGGTGAGTTTCCTTCTTTCTTTTCAGATACATGGTTTGACCAGGGCCAGTTTGAAGCTCCTGTTCAAacagaatcaagtttgggattagCAGAAGGAATTCTGTTTAAAATACATGAAATCTCTCCTGAATGGGGTTTGACCACAGAAAGTACAAAG GTTGTCATCATAGGGGACTTTTGTTGCAGGCCTTCAGAGTACACGTGGAATGCGCTATTTGGAGATATTGAAGTTCCTTTAGAAATTGTTCGGGATGGTGTTTTCCGTTGCTTAGCACCAGCGCATGCTGCTGGAAAAGTCAAACTATGCATTACAACTGGCAACAAACAACCCTGTAGTGAAATACATGAATTTGAATTTCATGATAAGCTAAAAAACATAAGTTCCAGAAACATTGCACAAAAAACTGCAATGCGCACCTCAGAGGAACTGTTGCTTCTTTTTAAATTTGTTCAGTTACTTCTATCTGAAAATTTTAGTACAACAATTCTTCAAGAGAGTAACGTTGAACTGGAAGTCAGTCCTTTGAGGAAGCTAAAGGGATCCAATGATAGGTTGGATCCAATCATTCAAAAATTTGTAGCTGGTTCTGTAGCTTCAAAAGATATAATGGATGCAATTCTTCAAGAACTATTAAAACATAATTTGTACCACTGGTTATCATTTAGGCATGAAACTGACAAATATCAGTTCTCCAAGAGAGAGCAATGCATCATCCACATGATCGCTGGATTGGGATTTCTGTGGGCCTTACATCCAATTCTTGACTCTGGTATAGGCATAAATTACCGTGATTCTGATGGATGGACTGCACTTCATTGGGCTGCATATTTTGGAAG GGAACAAATGGTTGCTGCACTTCTTGCTGCTGGTGCTTCAGCTCGAGCTATCACAAATCCTAGTGAACATGATCCAGAAGGTAAAACACCAGCTTCTTTGGCAGCTGCCAATGGCTACAAAGGTCTTGCCGGATATCTCTCCGAAGCTGCACTAACTACTCATCTCTTTTCACTGACAACTGAAAAAAATGAGAGGTCAGTCGAGTCTGCATCTAAAGAGATTGATCGTGGTGTTGAAAGCATATCTCAGAGAAGTGCCATTTTAGATGGTGGCACAGAAGATCAATTATCACTCAAAGATTCGTTGGCAGCTGCCAGAAATGCAGTTCAAGCTGCTGCTCGTATACAAGCTGCTTTCCGTTCCTATTCTTTGAGGAAGAAGCAACAAAAAGCTGCTTTATGTCAAGACGGGGACATTCTATTCCCTCCAGAGATGCATAAAGTTTCTGTTGTGTCTAGGTTGCATAACACATTCCAAAGTTTTTATGGTCATAAGTTTGATAAAGCAGTTTTATTGATCCAAAAGAATTTTCGACGTTGGAAAATCAGAAAAAAGTTTCTACTGCTACGAAAACATGTTGTGAAAATACAG TCTCATGTAAGAGCCCATTTAGCACGGAAAATGTACAAGGAGCTCCTTTCGAGTGTCAACTTTCTGGATAAGGCCATAATGCGATGGCATAGACGAGGTGTTGGTTTGAGAGGGTTTCATGCTAAGCCAGAATCAATtgatgagaaggaagaagatgacataATCAAGGTTTTCCGCAAACAAAAAGTGGATTTAGCAACAGATCAAGCTTTGTCAAGCGTCTTGTCGGTGGTGCAGAGTCCTAAAGCGCAGCTTCAGTATCGCCGGATGCTTGAAAGCTACCAACAAGCAAAG GCTGATCTGGGTAAGAGAAGGAAATAA
- the LOC122015614 gene encoding F-box only protein 6-like isoform X2 gives MHVRVCRSLRLYILELNNLLEYDFFGLLMDDKSGNKMVEMIESPSCKRHRRGKSPAKAIASISGGLMDQQIWKDFPEDLLEAVIARLPTESFFRFRTVCRKWNSLLSSCTFSQHLAEVSVLQPWFYSVTHENIRKGAMYNPSMRKWHHISIPFLPAKPKTVLLPVASAGGLICFLDLSHKNFYISNPLTNSFKELPPRSYRVWSRVAVAMILNGKTAGSGYKIMWLGCNGDHEIYDSIHHSWSHSAGFPPNIRLPLSLNFRSQTVSVGRTIYFMHAEPDGILLYDVTTGIWKQYLIPSPRHLTDHMLSEHEGQILLVGLVTKNAATCVYIWEMQKMTLLWKEVDRMPNIWCLELYGKHVRMTCLGNHGLLMLSLRSKRMNRLVMYNLSTKEWQRVPECTQPHSRKRQTIACGTAFRPCPTALA, from the exons ATGCACGTTAGGGTTTGCAGATCCTTGAG GTTGTATATATTAGAGTTGAATAACCTACTAGAATATGACTTCTTTGGTCTTTTGATGGACGATAAGTCTGGTAACAAGATGGTTGAAATGATTGAATCTCCATCTTGCAAGAGGCATAGAAGGGGAAAGAGCCCTGCAAAAGCAATTGCATCAATTTCAGGTGGCTTGATGGATCAGCAAATCTGGAAAGACTTTCCAGAAGATCTTCTTGAAGCTGTGATTGCAAGACTCCCTACCGAATCATTCTTCCGGTTCCGGACTGTGTGCAGAAAGTGGAACTCCTTGTTGTCTTCATGCACCTTCTCCCAACATCTCGCAGAAGTTTCAGTTTTACAACCTTGGTTCTATTCAGTCACTCATGAAAACATAAGAAAGGGAGCCATGTACAATCCATCTATGAGAAAATGGCATCATATTTCCATTCCATTTCTGCCCGCAAAGCCAAAGACAGTACTTCTTCCAGTAGCATCAGCTGGTGGTCTCATTTGTTTCTTGGATTTATCACATAAGAACTTCTACATTAGCAATCCTCTGACCAACTCATTCAAAGAACTTCCACCAAGATCTTACCGAGTATGGTCACGAGTGGCTGTTGCGATGATTCTGAACGGGAAGACTGCCGGCAGTGGATACAAGATAATGTGGCTCGGATGCAACGGGGATCATGAGATATACGATTCGATTCATCACAGTTGGAGTCACAGTGCAGGTTTTCCTCCAAACATCAGGCTTCCACTCTCTTTGAATTTTAGGTCACAAACAGTGTCAGTTGGCAGAACCATCTACTTTATGCATGCTGAACCCGACGGCATCTTGTTGTATGACGTAACAACTGGTATTTGGAAGCAGTACCTCATCCCCTCTCCACGGCATCTTACTGACCATATGCTGTCAGAGCATGAAGGTCAGATTTTGCTTGTAGGTTTGGTGACCAAGAATGCCGCCACATGCGTCTACATATGGGAGATGCAGAAGATGACTCTCCTGTGGAAGGAGGTGGACAGAATGCCAAACATCTGGTGCTTGGAGCTCTACGGCAAGCACGTAAGGATGACATGCCTGGGCAACCATGGCTTGCTCATGCTTTCTTTGAGGTCGAAACGGATGAACCGTCTGGTTATGTACAATTTGTCTACAAAGGAATGGCAGAGAGTGCCAGAATGCACGCAGCCGCACAGCAGGAAGAGACAGACAATTGCTTGTGGGACTGCGTTTCGTCCGTGCCCCACTGCACTTGCTTGA
- the LOC122015614 gene encoding F-box only protein 6-like isoform X1, whose protein sequence is MDEAAELSQVVGRIQELCELYASPPLDWPRHLDPRLYILELNNLLEYDFFGLLMDDKSGNKMVEMIESPSCKRHRRGKSPAKAIASISGGLMDQQIWKDFPEDLLEAVIARLPTESFFRFRTVCRKWNSLLSSCTFSQHLAEVSVLQPWFYSVTHENIRKGAMYNPSMRKWHHISIPFLPAKPKTVLLPVASAGGLICFLDLSHKNFYISNPLTNSFKELPPRSYRVWSRVAVAMILNGKTAGSGYKIMWLGCNGDHEIYDSIHHSWSHSAGFPPNIRLPLSLNFRSQTVSVGRTIYFMHAEPDGILLYDVTTGIWKQYLIPSPRHLTDHMLSEHEGQILLVGLVTKNAATCVYIWEMQKMTLLWKEVDRMPNIWCLELYGKHVRMTCLGNHGLLMLSLRSKRMNRLVMYNLSTKEWQRVPECTQPHSRKRQTIACGTAFRPCPTALA, encoded by the exons ATGGATGAGGCGGCGGAGCTGAGCCAGGTCGTCGGCCGCATCCAGGAGCTTTGCGAACTTTACGCCTCGCCCCCACTTGACTGGCCTCGCCACCTCGATCCCAG GTTGTATATATTAGAGTTGAATAACCTACTAGAATATGACTTCTTTGGTCTTTTGATGGACGATAAGTCTGGTAACAAGATGGTTGAAATGATTGAATCTCCATCTTGCAAGAGGCATAGAAGGGGAAAGAGCCCTGCAAAAGCAATTGCATCAATTTCAGGTGGCTTGATGGATCAGCAAATCTGGAAAGACTTTCCAGAAGATCTTCTTGAAGCTGTGATTGCAAGACTCCCTACCGAATCATTCTTCCGGTTCCGGACTGTGTGCAGAAAGTGGAACTCCTTGTTGTCTTCATGCACCTTCTCCCAACATCTCGCAGAAGTTTCAGTTTTACAACCTTGGTTCTATTCAGTCACTCATGAAAACATAAGAAAGGGAGCCATGTACAATCCATCTATGAGAAAATGGCATCATATTTCCATTCCATTTCTGCCCGCAAAGCCAAAGACAGTACTTCTTCCAGTAGCATCAGCTGGTGGTCTCATTTGTTTCTTGGATTTATCACATAAGAACTTCTACATTAGCAATCCTCTGACCAACTCATTCAAAGAACTTCCACCAAGATCTTACCGAGTATGGTCACGAGTGGCTGTTGCGATGATTCTGAACGGGAAGACTGCCGGCAGTGGATACAAGATAATGTGGCTCGGATGCAACGGGGATCATGAGATATACGATTCGATTCATCACAGTTGGAGTCACAGTGCAGGTTTTCCTCCAAACATCAGGCTTCCACTCTCTTTGAATTTTAGGTCACAAACAGTGTCAGTTGGCAGAACCATCTACTTTATGCATGCTGAACCCGACGGCATCTTGTTGTATGACGTAACAACTGGTATTTGGAAGCAGTACCTCATCCCCTCTCCACGGCATCTTACTGACCATATGCTGTCAGAGCATGAAGGTCAGATTTTGCTTGTAGGTTTGGTGACCAAGAATGCCGCCACATGCGTCTACATATGGGAGATGCAGAAGATGACTCTCCTGTGGAAGGAGGTGGACAGAATGCCAAACATCTGGTGCTTGGAGCTCTACGGCAAGCACGTAAGGATGACATGCCTGGGCAACCATGGCTTGCTCATGCTTTCTTTGAGGTCGAAACGGATGAACCGTCTGGTTATGTACAATTTGTCTACAAAGGAATGGCAGAGAGTGCCAGAATGCACGCAGCCGCACAGCAGGAAGAGACAGACAATTGCTTGTGGGACTGCGTTTCGTCCGTGCCCCACTGCACTTGCTTGA